The Triticum aestivum cultivar Chinese Spring chromosome 7B, IWGSC CS RefSeq v2.1, whole genome shotgun sequence genome window below encodes:
- the LOC123160454 gene encoding calmodulin-binding receptor kinase CaMRLK — MPLHSHVRRLVLLLLVLSTRVPDSVSSSCAGGVRDEAAIVAAAFRYVRNFRPQAVPACRPVRELRLPSRNLTGAVAWAALANLSALAALDLSGNALQGAIPGGFWRAPALRAVDVSGNQLGGSLRVEPNPRLQSLNVSGNRFTVVAGVDGLPGLDALDVSANRIRAVPQGLRRLTRLRRLDLSRNAMRGRFPGDLPPLDGLLFLNVSYNNLSGAVNASAVKKFGPSAFIHAGNASLVFSKDTPARPRRPHPPPPPPRGTSAKKAHPARTAKSTATKAKRKKHLGVVAVAIVCGVASVIVLLCLVGSVACGVVRCRKRKNGDKEAEEKKVQWGEKEEDEVVVAAAASKGAAAAPVVLFERPLMELTLADLAAATSGFGRESQLAERGGRSGAAYRAVLPGDLHVVVRVVEGAMAVVGEDDNPAAAAAAFRELARLRHPNILPLLGYCIAGREKLLLYEYMEKGDLHRWLHELPAGRPDMDDAGGDIWEAAEDKRSISDWPTRHRIALGVARGLAFLHQGWAGSGRAVVHGHLVPTNVLLSDDLEPRISDFGHLGGDEDDATPEADVYGFGALVLELMTGQARWDEASVSWARGLIRDGKGLDIVDPRVHGGEAAEREMVECLRVGYLCTAHSPDKRPTMQQVVGVLKDIRPRALDGGGDA, encoded by the exons ATGCCACTCCACTCCCACGTCCGCCGCCTCGTGCTCTTGCTGCTGGTCCTTTCCACCAGGGTTCCCGACTCTGTCTCCTCTTCTTGCGCCGGCGGCGTCCGGGACGAGGCGGCGATCGTCGCGGCCGCGTTCCGCTACGTGCGCAACTTCCGGCCGCAGGCCGTGCCGGCATGCAGGCCTGTCCGGGAGCTGCGCCTCCCGTCGCGGAACCTGACGGGCGCCGTGGCGTGGGCGGCGCTCGCGAACCTGTCCGCCCTTGCCGCGCTCGACCTCTCCGGGAACGCGCTCCAGGGCGCTATCCCCGGCGGCTTCTGGCGCGCGCCGGCGCTCCGCGCCGTGGACGTGTCGGGGAACCAGCTCGGCGGCTCGCTGCGGGTGGAGCCGAACCCGCGGCTGCAGTCCCTCAACGTGTCCGGCAACCGCTTCACCGTCGTCGCGGGGGTGGACGGCCTCCCGGGGCTCGACGCGCTCGACGTGTCGGCGAACAGGATCCGCGCTGTGCCGCAGGGGCTGAGGCGGCTGACGCGATTGCGCCGGCTCGACCTCTCCCGGAACGCGATGCGCGGGAGGTTCCCCGGCGACCTGCCCCCGCTCGATGGTCTCCTTTTCTTGAACGTCTCGTACAACAACCTGTCCGGCGCGGTGAACGCCAGCGCCGTGAAGAAGTTCGGGCCCTCGGCGTTCATCCACGCCGGCAATGCGTCGTTAGTGTTCTCAAAAGACACCCCTGCGCGGCCCAGGCGGCCTCATCCACCGCCTCCGCCACCACGAGGAACAAGTGCAAAGAAGGCTCATCCCGCAAGGACGGCAAAGAGCACGGCAACGAAAGCGAAAAGAAAGAAGCATCTGGGCGTGGTCGCCGTGGCGATTGTGTGCGGGGTGGCGTCAGTGATCGTCCTGCTCTGCTTGGTCGGATCCGTGGCGTGCGGGGTGGTGAGGTGCAGGAAGAGGAAGAACGGAGAcaaggaggcggaggagaagaaggTGCAGTGGGGTGAGAAGGAAGAAGATGAGGTGGTTGTGGCGGCGGCAGCATCAAAGGGGGCGGCGGCCGCGCCGGTGGTGCTCTTCGAGCGACCGCTCATGGAGCTGACGCTCGCCGACCTCGCCGCGGCCACTTCTGGGTTCGGCCGCGAATCCCAGCTCGCGGAGCGCGGTGGCCGCAGCGGCGCCGCGTACCGCGCCGTTCTGCCCGGCGACCTGCACGTCGTCGTGCGCGTCGTGGAGGGCGCCATGGCCGTGGTCGGGGAGGACGACAAcccggccgccgcggccgccgcgttCCGGGAACTCGCGCGGCTCCGGCACCCCAACATCCTTCCGCTCCTTGGATACTGCATTGCAG GGAGGGAGAAGCTGCTGCTATACGAGTATATGGAGAAAGGCGACCTCCACCGGTGGCTGCACGAGCTGCCCGCGGGGCGGCCGGACATGGACGACGCCGGCGGCGACATCTGGGAGGCGGCGGAGGACAAGCGGTCGATATCCGACTGGCCGACCCGGCACCGCATCGCGCTGGGCGTCGCCCGGGGCCTGGCGTTCCTGCACCAAGGGTGGGCCGGGTCAGGCCGGGCCGTGGTGCACGGCCACCTCGTCCCCACCAACGTGCTCCTCAGCGACGACCTGGAGCCCCGTATATCCGACTTCGGGCACCTCGGCGGCGACGAGGACGACGCGACGCCGGAGGCGGACGTGTATGGGTTCGGCGCGCTGGTGCTGGAGCTGATGACGGGGCAGGCGAGGTGGGACGAGGCGTCGGTGAGCTGGGCGCGCGGGCTCATCCGCGACGGCAAGGGGCTGGACATCGTGGACCCGCGGGTgcacggcggcgaggcggcggagcgggagatggtgGAGTGCCTGCGGGTGGGGTACCTGTGCACGGCGCACTCGCCGGACAAGCGGCCGACTATGCAGCAGGTGGTGGGCGTGCTCAAGGACATCCGGCCTCGTGCGCTCGACGGCGGTGGCGATGCGTGA